The following DNA comes from Vibrio gigantis.
CAAATGGCCACCGATAATCCCTAAGCCTAAACCAATGGCTAAGGTTAATCCTAGAGCTAACAGTACATGTCCTGTAGGGTCGGCTGAAGAGACAATGTATTCGTAAACAAGGACTGCAAACAGAGCGCCAATGGGATCAATCACAATCCCTTCCCATCGCAAAATGCTGCCAAGAGAAGCCTTGGGCTGAATACTACGCAGCATGGGCACAATCACCGTCGGCCCTGTCACCACTACCAAGGCACCGAATAGCGCCGCTAATGGCCAACTGAAGTTAACAAAGTAGTAAGCACCAACAACAATGCACGCCCACGTAATTAACATGCCGAAACTCACAAGGTGAGTCACCATGCGACCATGACCTCTGATTTCCTTAAAATTCAGGGTTAACGCCCCTTCAAACAGAATGATGGCGACACCTAGTGAAATCATAGGAAACAGAACATCACCGAAAATAGCATCGGGATTCAGGATATTCAGGCCAGGACCTAACAACAGGCCGACGATAAGGAGAGGAAGAATAGCAGGAAGACGTAAGCGCCAACCTAACAATTGACACGTTAAAGACAGCAGCCCAATTAACGCCAAGGATGAAGTAATCGACAAATCCATTTGTGCCCCTAAAAGGTTTGCACCACACCCTGTGGTACAAACTTATTAACTGAATAAGAAAAACTACGTCATTACACTATAGGATCTCTTTATCACACTAACCGAATATTATTGTGATTAATCAGTCACTTTACTAATGGGCAGCACAGTATTAAAGATCTAACTGGGTACTTAGAACCCAGCTAGAAAACACTTATCAATTAACGAGGAGGGGCTTAAAGAGAAAGCACCACGCCAGCAATCGCTGCGCTCATTAAGTTGGCAAGTACACCCGCACAAATCGCTTTAAAGCCGTATTGTGAGATGAAAGAACGACGCTCTGGAACTAAGCTACCCAGACCACCAATCAGAATGGCCATTGTAGAGATGTTGGCAAAACCACATAGTGCAAAAGTAACGATCGCTTTTGAGTGCTCACTCAGTGCGTCTTTTACGTCCATTAACTGGATAAAAGCCACAAACTCGTTCACAACGATCTTGTTACCGATCAGCGAGCCTGCAACAACAGCCTCAGACCATGGCACACCGATCAGCCATGCAACGGGTGCGAACACATAACCTAGGATAAGTTCGAAGCTTAGGTTTACGCCGAACCAGCCACCAACAATACCTAATAAGCCATTCAGCATCGCAATCACACTGATAAAGGCGAGAAGTGTCGCACCCACCGCAACGGCAATACGAAGTCCAGACATAGCCCCATCTGCCATTGCCTCAACTACGTTTGTTGCTCGTGGAATTTCAACATCAGATTCAATGTTTTCTTGTGCGTCATCTGGGCTACCAGGTACTAGGATTTTTGCCATCAATAGACCAGCTGGTGCTGACATGAATGCAGCTGCAATCAGGTAGTTTAGGTCTACACCTAGTGACGCATAACCCACCAGCGTGCCACCCGCTACAGATGCCAAACCACACACCATCACAGCAAACAATTGTGAATCCGTCATATGCTTTAGATAAGGTTTAACCACCAATGGCGCTTCAATCATGCCCACAAAGATATTCGCAGTCGCAGACAGTGATTCCGCACGACCTGTGCCCAAGAATTTTTGTAGAGCACCACCAATAAGGTTGATCACCTTTGGCATAAAGCCGATGTGGTACAAACCAGAGATCAATGCAGAGAAAAAGATAATGATGCCTAAAACATTAATCGCGAAAACAAATCCGTTATTCGTTAGGCCACCAAATAGGAAGTTAATCCCTTCTTGACCGTAGTTGATCAAGCTAGATACCGCACCTGTAGCTGCATTCAACGCTTCTTTACCCATTGGTACATACAGAACCAATAGCGCGAATGAGATTTGTAATAAGAAAGCCAAAGAGACTGTTCTTAATGGAATATTTTTTCTGTCCGTAGATAGTAACCAAGCGGCAACTAAAATAGTGATAATTCCAAGTAGGGAAGCCATGTGCGTCAACCTAAAAGTTGTAGATAGGAAAGGCGACGCATTCTATAGAGGAAATCGTTTGCGGCAAGTCTCGGTTGTTAACGCGATGTTGGGGTAATCATCTTTAAGCAGTGATATAAATTAAGCTGTTGAATTTTAACCAATAACTTTGATTAAAAAGCATACTTTTTCCATATGGAAATTATATTTATAGGTTTGGAAACAGTTAACGATGCAGTTCCACGCACGTTTTGAGGTTTTTGTCCCAGTACGTCGGCGATCCGATATGATCTTTAATGAACTCAATCACCGCAGAAAGCTTCTTCGGCATGTTCTTTCTACTCGGATACACGGCATAAAATGGCATTAATTGGCTAGCTCGCCATTCAGGCAATACTTGAATTAATTTGCCCGTTCTAAACTCTTCTTTAACTAAGTAAGTCGCCAGATAAGCAACGCCCCACCCTGATACAGCCGCGTCTCGTACTGCCTCAGCTAAATCGACTGAGTAATCGCCTGCCACTTTGACGCTGAGGTTTTCTTGCCCGTTATCAAACGCCCACGATGTGTAGTCCCGTTCTCGGCTACGATAGATAAGACAGTTGTGGTCAATCAGATCCGACGGTACGTGCGGGGTCCCAGCCTTAATCAAATAATCCGGTGATGCGGCCACCACAAACTGACTATCTGCTAATCGCTGCGCAATGTAACCTTCAGGCAAGTCTTCATTATTGGTGATCCAGAGATCCAAGCGCTCTTCAATCATATCCACTTTGTAGTCGAACAAGTGCACCTCGATTCTCAACTGAGGGTAAAGCTGTCTGAGCTCATCAATCGCCGGAATAATATGCAAGGTGCCAAATGACTGCGACAATCCAACGCGCAATATTCCAGAGATATCATCACGCTGGCTGTCCATATCCATTTGAGCCGCTTTTACCGTGTTAAACAGTTGCTCACAGTGCTTATAGAACACTTCCCCCGCTTCCGTTAGCGTGAGGCTACGTGTGGTTCGTTGTACCAACTTGATACCAATAGAGTCTTCAAGCAAAGCAACTTGTTTACTGATATGAGACACCGAAACGTTCAAGCTTTTCGCAGCACTGGTAAAACCTTCATGCTTGATCAGCGCATGGAATATCACCATCTGCGCGGCTCTATCTGTTAGCACAAGACCACCTTTAAAATCTCTGAAATATAAAATTAAATAAAACAAAAAGGACTCCGAAGAGTCCTTTAGTTCGTTCTGCCTATGGTAGGCCAAATGCTATCAAAGCGAGCCATACCAATTAATAAAATTCAGTCTACTAATCAAACTTGATTCTGTCTGCTAGATGGCTGACTGCCAAAGCAAAGTAGTAAGAACGATTCCACTTCATTAATACATTGTAGTTGTTGTAAACGAGGTAAGAACGACCCGCTTCGTCATCTGGCATGATTAACCAAGCTTTAATGTCTTCATTGAGGTTTGGCAATGGGCGATCGTCATAACGCTTGATACCTAGTTCAGACCACTCTTTTAGGTATTTCGCTTTGTCTTCAGATCGACCTTGCAAATCAATAGACACCGTTGATGGTACGTGAACCTGACGGCCCCAAGTGTACTTGTCATCCCAACCAGATTGACTCAGATAATTCGCCGCCGAGGCAAATACATCTTCTTCAGTACCCCAGATATCTTTCTTACCATCGCCATTACCATCTGCGGCATACGCTAAGAATGAGCTCGGCATAAACTGAGGCTGACCCATTGCACCAGCCCAAGAGCCTTTCATCTCTTTAGGTGTGATATGGCCTTGGTCAAGAATGGTTAACGCCGCCATCGCTTCGCTGCGGAAAAACGCCTCTCTGCGCCCTTCGTAAGCCATGGTCGTTAAAGCGTCGATTACGCTGTAATTACCGGTGAACTTACCGAAGTTACTCTCAACACCCCATAGCGCGACAATGAATCGCGGCTGAACGCCATATTCATCACCAATACGTTTTAACGCTGTATAATGCTTCTTATAAAGTGACCTTGCTTGCTTCACTTTCCAATCTGGTACCGCTCGTGGAATGTATTCATCCAGAGTCAGCTTTTTCTCCGGTTGGTTTTTATCCGCTTTGACCGCTCTTGGTTTAAACGTCACACCATCAAAGGCTTCATCAATGATCGCTTCAGAGATGCCTTCTTCACGGCCTTGTTGCTTTAGTTTTTCTACATATTGCTCGAAACTCAGTTCTTGAGCGTGTACTGAGCCAATGGCCAAGCTATTACCTAAAAGTAATGCCGACACCGCCAATATGCTTTTCGAAAATTTACTCAACGATCACTCCTCCTTGAATTGAGGTGGCTATCACTCTTCGTCTTCAGATTTCTGTTGAGCTTTACGCTCTTTATGAAGTTCAAGTTCGTTAACTGGTGGTGGCGGAACTTGCAAAAAGAAACCATCGGTATTCAGTGATTCTTTCACTTTTTCGATGTTTACTTGAGCCAGTTTACGGCCATCCATTTTAATTACCATTACAAAACTAGGTTTACCAAACATTTGCATCAATGCGTCAGGAACTTGTGAAAAATCATCCTTCTTTGGAATATAAAGGTATGTTCCTTCTTTCTTTGAGCTTTTATATATAGAACACAGCATGACAAACCTTTTTAAATGTTTATGACTACAAAACTCTCACTTGCGAGATCAATAGTTTATGTTAGGGAAATATTGGGAACAAAACGTTCATTTGACAACAAGATTACTTGCTGTGCTTGGTCTGGGAATATAACATGATAAACCTAGTTTCAGGCAATGCCCTTTATTTTATTAATAAAGAAATTGTACCAATTCGCTATTGAGGTCCTGTAGTTTTTCGATGTCTAGTAACCCAGATCTAAAAGGTAGCAGCTTTACGCTATCTGTTTTGCACTTATCCGATGATCAAGTCGAAAATGCAGTCTCTTTTCTTCAAGAGAAAGTAGACCAAGCACCCACGTTTTTCGCTGCAGCTCCTGTTGTTATCAACATCAGCAAAGTCGCAGGCGATATCGATTTTGTGCAACTGAAAAATGGTATCTCTCAAGCGGGTATGATTCCGGTTGGCGTGGCTGGCTGTTCAGATAAACGTATGCAAAATCTAGCGAAAGAAGCCGGTTTTGCTGTCATGACGGCAAGTAAATCTCCGTCACAAGCACCAGCCAAGATGGCGCCGATTAAAGTGATTAGAACCCCTATTCGTTCTGGTCAGCAGGTTTATGCGAAAGATGGCGATCTATTGATTCTCAGCCATGTGAGTGCAGGCGCGGAAGTGATTGCCGATGGCAGCATCCATATTCATGGCACACTACGCGGCCGCGCAATTGCCGGTGCAAGTGGTCAAACTGAAGCAAAAATAATTTGTAATGATTTACAAGCCGAGCTGGTATCCATTGCGGGAAATTACTGGCTCAGCGATCAAATTGAAAGCGAGTACTGGCAGAAGAAAACCATGTTCAGTATGGCAAACGATGTATTACACGTTGACGTCCTCGCAATATAAGAGAAATAAAAGGAAAACAGAATGGCACGCATTATCGTTGTAACGTCAGGTAAAGGCGGGGTAGGCAAAACGACCTCTAGTGCAGCTATTGCCTCGGGTCTGGCTTTAAAAGGGAAAAAAACCGCAGTTATCGACTTTGATATCGGTCTGCGTAACCTAGATTTAATCATGGGTTGTGAGCGTCGTGTTGTTTACGATTTCGTTAACGTTATCAATGGTGAAGCAACGCTGAACCAAGCGATGATCAAAGACAAGCGCACAGAAAACTTGTTCATTCTTCCTGCTTCTCAAACTCGTGATAAAGACGCACTAACCAAAGATGGTGTTCGTCGTGTATTTGATGAACTGGATGAAATGGGCTTTGATTTCATCATCTGTGATTCCCCTGCAGGCATAGAGCAAGGCGCTCTAATGGCGTTGTACTTTGCTGATGAAGCGATTGTAACGACTAACCCAGAAGTATCTTCTGTACGCGACTCAGACCGTATTCTAGGTATTCTTGACTCTAAATCTCGTCGTTCTGAAGACGGCTTGGAGCCTGTGAAGACTCACCTTCTACTGACTCGCTACAACCCAGCACGTGTAACTCAAGGTGAGATGCTAAGTGTTGAAGACGTTGAAGAGATCCTACACATCTCTCTACTGGGCGTGATTCCAGAAAGCCAAGCGGTACTGAACGCATCGAACAAGGGTGTTCCAGTTATCTTTGACGAAGCAACCGACGCAGGTATGGCTTACAATGATACTGTAGAGCGACTACTAGGTAGCCAAGTGGACTTCCGTTTCTTAACGGAACAGAAGAAAGGCATCTTCAAAAGACTGTTCGGAGGCTAATACGCAATGTCATTACTAGAGTTTTTCAGACCACAGAAAAAGACGACCGCAAACCTAGCCAAAGAGCGTTTGCAGATCATTGTTGCTGAGCGCCGCAGTCATGACGACCCTGCTCCATCGTACTTACCGCAACTGAAAGAAGACATCTTGAAGTGTATTGCAAAGTACGTTGAGGTAGACCCATCAATGGTTGATCTTACTTTCGAACACAAAGATGACGATATTTCAGTATTAGAGCTGAACGTTAAGCTACCAGAAGACGATAAGTAGTCTCGCGATTTGGTATGTTGATTGAATAAAAAAGAGAGCCTAGGCTCTCTTTTTTGTGTCTGCAGTTTATAGCTACAACTAAGTTAGATTTTATAGCAGCGAGCGGTTATTTGATTGCTTTACTCAGTTTTTCGCCAACCACATCTAAACGCCAGCCTTGCATAACATCAGGTAGCTTCTCTGGGTTACGATCGTGCTTCCACACCCAGCTTAACACCTGGTTAAGTTGCTTCTTAGATGCCAAAAATTCCGTCGCTAAACCACTGTGTTGGGATGCGGTTTTCACTTCATCTTTCAACACTTTGAACAGCTGCTTGTAGCCAGGGAAGTCCATTAGACGTTCGACTGGTGCTGGGTACTCTTCTTCTGGTGTATGTTCAGCTAATTTAACGATTGAGCTGATTTTGGCACCGTGGCGGCGTACAGAGCGGTAATCAAAACCTTCTTGCTCCATGTGCTTAGGATCTTTCATTGCGAAACGTGCCACTGCCCATAAATCTTGCTCTTTGAAGACAAAGTTCAGCGCCAAATCACGCTTAATAGCTTCTTTTAGACGCCACGTTGCTAGAGGTCGTAAGATCGCTAGCTGCTTAGGTTTTAGCTGCCATGCCCCTTTAATATCAAGGTAAGCCGTATCTGGATTTACTTTACGGATTCGCTTGGAAACTTGTAAATCAGACTCTTGTTGAGCCGCTTCCCACCAGCCTGCTTCCATCACTTTCTCAAGAAGCTTGTTGTACATAGGCATTAAGTAGTGAACATCTGCAGCCGCGTAGTCGAGTTGCTTTTGAGAAAGCGGACGCGCCAACCAGTCAGTGCGAGATTCACTTTTATCTAGATCGACACCGACAAACTCTGAAACCAGAGCAGCAAAGCCTGTTGATAAACCATGACCTAAGAAAGCTGCCATGATCTGTGTATCAACCATTGGTGTTGGTGTGCAGCCAAATGTGTTTTGGAACACTTCCAAATCTTCACCGCAAGCGTGTAGCACTTTCAGAACAGAAGCGTCTTTCAACAATCCAACAAATGGTGTCATTTCACCAAGAGCAATAGGGTCAATCAGTGACAGCGTTTCACCATCAAATAACTGAATCAAGCCTAATTGAGGGTAATAGGTTCTTGTACGAACAAACTCCGTATCAAGCATAACGACATCGGCTTCACGTGCTTGTTGGCAAACTCGCTCAAGGTCTTTCAATTGGGTAATGATTTGATAATCCACAAAAACTCTCACAGGTTTCTATTTGATCGCCGGATACAAAAATGCCGACATTAACTGTCGGCATTCTAACACCATTTTTCAATGCTCGCTTAGATTAAGCGCTTCAATGGCTTTGGCCTAGTGGTTACGAGTCCACTGACTAGTCTATTCGCTCGCGCGTTTAGCCAATTCTGCATCGTTTTCTTCACGCAGCACGCGGCGTAAGATCTTACCTACATTAGTCTTTGGAAGGTCATCTCTGAACTCGACTAATTTAGGGATCTTGTAACCCGTTAGGTGCTCACGACAGTGCGCGATAATGTCTTCTTTAGTCAAGCTAGGGTCACGCTTAACAACGTAGATCTTAACTAGCTCACCAGACACCTCATGAGGTTGGCCGATAGCCGCAACTTCTAACACTTTGCCATGCAGAGCCACCACGTCTTCGATCTCGTTCGGGTAAACGTTAAAGCCTGACACAAGAATCATGTCTTTCTTACGGTCTACGATGTACAACAAGCCTTCGTCATCAAATTTAACGATATCACCAGTCGATAACCAACCATCTTGGTCGATCACTTCTTTGGTCGCTTCTGGACGTTGCCAGTAGCCTTGCATCACTTGAGGACCACGAACTTGAAGCTCACCCACTTGGTCATTAGCAATAACTTTGCCTTCATCATCAACAATACGAACTTCTGTCGATGGTACTGGTAGGCCAATCGCACCTGTATAGTCTTTCAGATCGTATGGGTTACCCGTTACCAGTGGTGAACATTCGGTTAAACCATAACCTTCCAATAGGTGGACGCCAGTCACTTTCTTCCATTGCTCAGCAACAGCTCGTTGAACCGCCATGCCGCCGCCAACAGACAAACGCATGTTACTGAAATCCAATTCGTGGAAATCTTCGTTGTTCACTAACGCATTGAACAGGGTGTTTACACCAGTAATCGCGGTAAACGGAACTTTTTGCAGTTCTTTGATGAAGCCAGGGATATCACGAGGGTTAGTAATAAGAAGGTTACGGCCACCCATCTCAACAAACAGTAAGCAGTTCACTGTTAGGGCGAAAACATGGTAAAGCGGCAGTGCTGTCACAACCAACTCACGGCCCTCTTGCAAAACAGGACCATACGCCCCTTTCGCTTGAAGTACGTTCGCAATCATATTACGGTGCGTTAGGATTGCGCCTTTCGCTACACCCGTTGTGCCGCCCGTATACTGCAGGAATGCAATGTCATCACCCGCCATAAACGGCTTCACGTATTGAAGGCGACGGCCTTTATGAAGCGCTTTTCTGAATGAAATCGCACCCGGTAGATCATACTTAGGCACCATACCTTTTACGTATTTCACTACGAAGTCGACAATTGTACCTTTCGCACGAGGTAACATTTGACCTAGGCTAGTTAGAACAACGTGTTTCACTGGTGTGTTATCAACTACTTTCTCTAGCGTGCTTGCAAAGTTAGATACGATAACAATCGCCTTTGCACCAGAATCGTTCAGTTGATGTTCAAGCTCACGAGGTGTGTAAAGTGGGTTGACGTTCACTGCAATCATACCGGCACGTAATACACCAAACAGTGCAATTGGGTATTGCAGTAGGTTTGGCATCATAAGCGCGACGCGATCGCCCTTCTTCAGTTTTAAGTCATTCTGCAAGTAAGCGGCAAAAGCACGGCTGCGCTCTTCAAGCTTACGGAATGTCATAATCGAGCCCATGTTCTCGAATGCAGGTTGGTCCGCGTACTTCTGTACCGACTGTTCAAACATTTCTACAAGAGATGGGTACTGATCTGGGTTGATCGTTTCTGGTACGTCACTTGGATAACGTGAAAGCCAAGGTTTATCCACGATGTTACTCCTCGTTTATCAGCTGACGACTGCTTCGCCGCTTTTTTATCATTGCGGTATTACAGCACAGCTTTAGTGCATGAGCACTAAAAGGCTCAAACACTTGTTTAAATTTTGTTAACTACACCAAGAATTAGCTCTGAAACTAGCTCTGGGCTCTCTAAATGGCAATGATGTCCGCCAGGAACAGTCTCTACTTGCAGAGGACTATGCGCTGATTTGTAGCGATTATGCTGCAAATGTCGGAATCCATCATTCCCTAGGATTATTAATTGAGGGCATTCAATAGCCGCCATAATCGCTTCAGCGTGCGCCTGTGACATTCGATATAACGAGTCACATTTTAGATTAGGGTCGCATCGCCATTGCCAAGAGTTATCGAACTCGACAATACCTCGCTCAACAATAGGAGCGATTAATTCGGCATTAATTTGATTGGCGTGAGCTCTCAGCTTAATAGCATCCTCAAGGCTTGCCAGAGGACGTGAAGGCTTTCTTCGCTGTCGAAGACGACTGAGTACCCCATCTCTCAAGCGAGAAACCGTTTCTTGGGGAGCTTCTGAAAGAGGTCCGTGACCTTCAATTTGAATTAATCCTGACACCTTTTCAGGAAAGGCGGCACTATAGCAACTTGCTATCAATGCACCAAGTGAATGTCCTACCAGTACCAGTCTGTTTGACGATAATTTAGTCACCAACTGATGCAAATCATCAATATAATCATGAAATGGGTAGTAACTTCCCGACTTGTGCGACGAGAAGCCGTGTCCGAAGAGGTCGATAGCAACAAGGTGAGCATTGGGATCAAGCTTGGCGACTTGCTGCATAACCTGATTAAAGCTGGACGAATTATCCAACCACCCATGAATAAAAACGACCGTCATTACGGTCGTTTGTGGGTTGCCTATCTGTTGTGTGGCAAGCGTCCCGCTCGCAAGGGAGTATGACTTTTCAATCATCAAACATCTCATTCCATCTGATTGCGAAATCAACGTCTAATAAAGTTAATTACTCTACGTCCTGTATCACTCGGCCTTGTCTTGGCATTGTTTGAAAACTACGACAATGTAAACTTCTGCACGAGTAGTAGGTTGGTGCGAAATCGTTAACAACAATGCGCTCTGTAATGTTCCACAGTCGTTGGTTATCTACCTTCATCACAGGGAAGGTGTAAGGGAACTCGCCGATTTTGCCATCTTCACTACCACTTGATTGGCCAACCAAAGTAATCAGACGACCTTCTGCAAAGCTTAGAGGCTCAACATATCCTTCGATATAACCAACAAAACGTCCGCTTGGCTCTGCGTCTAGATCTGGTTTGCCGTTACTAGAGATCGGCATATTAGCGACTTCGATTCGAGTCTTATCTTTCAAGTTGGTCACTTTCGATATTACGCCGCCTAGTCGAACACTTTTCGCATCCGGTAGTTGGTCGACCCATTGTTGGTAATCGCTAATAACAGGCTCTGATTTTGCTTCGAGTTCGCTAGGTAGTGATGAACACCCTGCAAGCATCAAGATACCAAGAGAAAAGACAATTAAGCGTATTTTAGAGAGATAATTTGACATGGTTCAGATCCTTAAGCAGGCATTAACAATAAGCTCTAGATGTAGATATCGACACCGATAAGCTTTGCAAGTTCTTCTTTCTTCGCCTGATTCATTACATCCATATACTCTTCCATTGCCCTACGTCCTCGGCCTTCTGGAAGATCATACTGGATTTGAGCCTTGTGTAGTTCAGACTCTTTAACTTGACGAATAGAGTGAGAAACAGCATTAGCCACCTTCGTTGGTTGTCCAACCGCAGTGCTAGCATCAGATTTTTTTGCCTGCTCCTTCTTTTTGATTCGATTAGGCTTAGACGTGCTGCCTATCGAAGAAGGAGGTAAGTTGTTAATTGATACCATGACTAATTATCTGCCCTCTCAAATCTAAATAATACGCATTTAGACCTAATTTGCATCAGAACCTTGTAAAAATTATTCGCGACCTGGCAATTTCTTCCAAGTCACTTTATCACGAAGATAAACTGGCTCAGACTCTTCAGCTGCAACCGCTTTGCCTTCTGCGTAAGCAAATTGAGCGAGGAAAGCCATATCTTGAGCTTCTGGGAACAGAACCTCACACGCTTTGGTGTTGATCGCTAGAGTATCCATGTGTTCTGAATACGCTTCCCAACCTGTCCCTACTTTTGCCCATGTTTCGGAGTCAGCTTTAAGCTGCGCAGCCAATTCACTTGGTGGCGTTACACATTCGGCATCAACCGCTGTCCAACGACCATCTTGTTCACGGCTGTAACGAGCCCAGTACACTTCGCTCATACGCGCATCAATCGCTGTTGCTACGTGAGTTTCACCAAATTTGCGGTAGCTGCCTTGTGCCATCGCTGCCAAAGTAGACACACCGATCATTGGTAAATCCGCACCAAAAGCCAAGCCCTGAGCAATACCAATACCAATACGCACACCCGTGAAGCTGCCTGGGCCTTGGCCAAACGCGATAGCATCGATATCGGTTAAAGCGACATTCGCTTCTTTCAGTACTTCATCAACCATAGGTAGAATTTTTTTCGTATGGTCTCGAGGAGCCTCTTCGCTACGTGCGAACACCTGGTCACCCATTACTAATGCCACTGAACAGTTTTCAGTGGCGGTATCTACTGCAAGAATTTTCGCGCTCATTTGTGTCTCAAATATTCGTTATCTAATCTAAAAATAATGGCTAAGCTCAACAATGCCAATTACTCAGCAGCGGTTGAATGGTCTTTAGCTAAGAATTCTTTAATGACCCCTAAGTCACGTGTACGAGGAATAGGCGGTAAACTCGCCAAAAATATGCCACCGTAATCGCGAGTCACCAATCGGTTATCGCAAATAATCAAAGCGCCATTATCGCGCTTGTCACGTATCAATCGGCCGACACCTTGTTTCAAGGTAATCACAGCGTCTGGCAACTGTACCTGTGCAAAAGGATCACCCCCTTTTAGCTTACAGTCCTCGATTCGAGCCTTAAGTAAAGGGTCATCAGGGGCCGTAAAGGGCAATTTATCGATGATAACACAGCTTAATGCATCGCCCCTAACATCTATCCCTTCCCAGAAAGCGCCTGTCGCTACCAGTAAGGCATTACCCAATTCCATAAACTCAGCCAAGGTTTTTTGCTTGCTTGTCTCACCTTGCAATAGCACCGGCACGGTCAAGGTTTCACGAAATCGCTCCCCCAACTCTTTCATCATGCTGTGTGAGGTGCACAAGAAGAAACAGCGACCTTGGTTCTGCTCGATTACCGGAGTCAGCATTCGAACTAGCTTATCCGCCAAGCCTGGGCTATTGGGCTCTGGAAGATAGCGAGGCACACACAAGCGCGCCTGATTTGGATAGTCAAACGGGCTTGGCAGTGAAAACTGTGCTGACGGTTTTAGTCCCAAGCGTGAGGTAAAGTGGTCGAAATCGTCCGACACCGCCAAGGTTGCTGACGTAAATACCCAAGCGCCCGGCTTCAGCTCAATCTGCTCGTGAAATTTATCGGCAACTGAAAGCGGCGTAATGTGCAAAGCAAAGTGGCGCGGTGTGGTGTCATACCAATAGGAATAACCGGTAATCGACACGTCACATACACGTTCAATGCGCGACTTAATCATGTTTGCACGTTCGAAAGCGGTATCTAACAGCTGACTTCGTCCGAGTGCTAATTTCAATACATCAACGGCCAATTGCAATGCATCTTGCAAACGAACTAACTCTCTTGCAATTGATTCAGATTTTAAGGCTTCCCGCCAGTTACCACGAAAGCCTGTATCACCCAATACGATACGTAAATCGGCTGAAGATTGAACGAGCCTATCCCCTACTTTTTGCAACTGACGCATATCTTTGGCTTCAGTTCGGTAAGCGATTTC
Coding sequences within:
- a CDS encoding ATP-dependent DNA helicase, which produces MISKTFSADGALGKAIPGFQPRQAQLDMAEAVSQAIEQQSQLVVEAGTGTGKTFAYLVPALLSGKKTIISTGSKNLQEQLFHRDLPLMVDALGFYGQVALLKGRSNYLCLDRLSRQMIESHGTHTDPTLLAQLVKVRSWSSSTQTGDLGDCDDIAEDSPVIPTITSTNDNCLGKECPSYTDCFVLKARKKAMDSDVVVVNHHLFLADLAIKETGFGELIPEADVFIFDEAHQLPDIASQYFGQSVSSRQIQELAKDIEIAYRTEAKDMRQLQKVGDRLVQSSADLRIVLGDTGFRGNWREALKSESIARELVRLQDALQLAVDVLKLALGRSQLLDTAFERANMIKSRIERVCDVSITGYSYWYDTTPRHFALHITPLSVADKFHEQIELKPGAWVFTSATLAVSDDFDHFTSRLGLKPSAQFSLPSPFDYPNQARLCVPRYLPEPNSPGLADKLVRMLTPVIEQNQGRCFFLCTSHSMMKELGERFRETLTVPVLLQGETSKQKTLAEFMELGNALLVATGAFWEGIDVRGDALSCVIIDKLPFTAPDDPLLKARIEDCKLKGGDPFAQVQLPDAVITLKQGVGRLIRDKRDNGALIICDNRLVTRDYGGIFLASLPPIPRTRDLGVIKEFLAKDHSTAAE